One part of the Agarivorans sp. Alg241-V36 genome encodes these proteins:
- a CDS encoding PEP-CTERM/exosortase system-associated acyltransferase — MSYQQPSAIAPRKLQLSASSVKQLAVQHQADELAQRYQRYFQASIASNDEEVAKIYQLRHRVYCEEFQFEPSNQLQMERDVYDSYSHYCRVQHLNSGLDAGCLRMVSPNQQQSIPLLDSCKSAISHQELHPENFAKESICEVSRVALDTQFRRRKIDRKNGANPAGAGLNEFSQKELRTFPYITMSLYLAASIVAEQCGIKHAYVMVEPKLARSLSMFGIKMTRIGPNIDYHGIRAAYHITLERFQEHLPLLYQPLFELIKQTVKPSPALLASNNQVSSLLTDI, encoded by the coding sequence GTGAGTTATCAACAACCCAGCGCCATTGCACCGCGAAAATTGCAGTTGTCTGCATCTTCAGTCAAGCAACTTGCAGTTCAACATCAGGCTGACGAGCTCGCCCAACGTTATCAACGTTACTTTCAAGCCAGTATTGCTAGCAATGACGAAGAAGTGGCGAAGATCTACCAATTGCGCCATCGCGTGTATTGCGAAGAATTTCAGTTTGAGCCTAGCAATCAGCTGCAAATGGAGCGAGATGTTTACGACAGCTATTCGCATTACTGCCGAGTGCAACACCTTAACTCTGGTTTAGATGCCGGTTGCCTAAGAATGGTCAGCCCTAACCAGCAACAAAGCATCCCCTTGCTAGACTCTTGTAAATCGGCCATTAGCCATCAAGAGCTTCACCCTGAAAATTTTGCTAAAGAGAGCATTTGTGAAGTCTCTCGCGTTGCACTAGATACTCAGTTTCGGCGACGAAAAATTGATCGTAAAAATGGCGCAAATCCAGCAGGAGCAGGCTTAAACGAATTTAGTCAAAAAGAGCTACGTACCTTTCCCTACATCACCATGAGTTTATATTTAGCCGCTTCCATCGTTGCCGAGCAATGTGGGATAAAACACGCCTATGTGATGGTTGAGCCAAAACTTGCCCGCAGCCTATCTATGTTTGGTATTAAGATGACCCGAATTGGGCCTAATATTGATTATCATGGCATTCGCGCAGCTTACCACATTACCCTAGAGCGCTTTCAAGAGCATTTACCGCTGCTTTACCAGCCCTTGTTCGAGCTAATCAAACAAACCGTGAAACCTAGCCCCGCACTACTCGCAAGTAATAATCAGGTAAGCTCTTTGCTTACAGACATTTAG
- the cls gene encoding cardiolipin synthase has protein sequence MLDSFLSDLGLLIYALLIVAVALQVMLKRRPVGVTLTWLLLIFALPLVGIICYQLFGERYLGRLRAKRARLMEAKYKQSLHLFDQSPHVVKQSCSDVAEPLNKLTRRLLGLPILSGNKLHNFEDSLETLKQLTADIQQAESTIYMEFYIVQQGGLVEPLLEALVDAAKRKVNVYLLVDSVGSSEFLKSSASAQLAKAGVNLVEALHANPVRMLLQRIDLRLHRKIVAIDQQLAYTGSMNLVDPRFFNQQRGVGQWVDLMLRVEGPAALNLQAVVAYDIEMETGEALIEQLDLLAATEPLGQQRMQIMPSGPGIFGDHIIQLLLSSLYLAKQQIVLTSPYFVPDESLQMALVTAASRGVEVNLILPARNDSFLVRYASHSFYQQLLDAGVNIYKFNGGLLHTKSLLIDQQVALVGTVNLDMRSLWLNFEVTSIIDDQAYAADLNRIMLRYLEQSTRINAIAWKKRPVYRRLLENIVHIVSPLL, from the coding sequence GTGCTTGATAGCTTTCTCTCTGATTTAGGTCTTCTTATCTATGCTCTGCTTATCGTAGCAGTGGCATTGCAAGTAATGTTAAAACGTCGCCCGGTTGGCGTAACCCTTACTTGGCTTTTGCTTATTTTCGCTCTGCCACTGGTAGGCATTATTTGCTATCAGCTATTTGGTGAGCGCTACCTAGGCAGACTGCGAGCAAAACGCGCGCGCTTAATGGAGGCCAAATACAAACAAAGCTTACACCTTTTCGACCAATCTCCTCACGTGGTAAAACAGTCTTGTTCTGATGTTGCCGAACCGCTCAACAAACTCACTCGTCGACTATTGGGTTTACCTATATTGAGTGGCAACAAACTGCACAATTTCGAAGACTCTCTAGAAACCTTAAAACAGCTAACCGCTGATATACAGCAAGCTGAATCTACGATTTACATGGAATTTTACATCGTTCAACAAGGTGGTTTGGTAGAGCCTTTGCTTGAGGCCTTAGTGGATGCGGCCAAGCGCAAGGTGAATGTTTACTTACTGGTTGATTCAGTGGGTTCTAGTGAATTTCTCAAGTCTAGCGCGTCAGCACAATTAGCTAAGGCTGGAGTTAATTTGGTAGAAGCGCTGCATGCCAATCCAGTGCGAATGCTGCTACAACGCATCGATTTACGCCTGCATAGGAAAATCGTAGCCATTGATCAGCAGCTAGCTTATACCGGCTCGATGAACTTAGTCGATCCTCGCTTTTTTAACCAACAACGTGGCGTGGGACAGTGGGTAGACTTAATGCTAAGGGTAGAAGGCCCTGCTGCTTTAAACTTACAAGCAGTGGTTGCCTACGACATAGAAATGGAAACCGGCGAAGCCCTGATTGAGCAACTTGATTTACTTGCAGCGACTGAGCCTCTTGGCCAGCAGCGGATGCAAATTATGCCATCAGGTCCGGGTATTTTTGGTGACCATATTATTCAATTATTGCTTAGCTCGCTATACCTGGCTAAACAGCAAATTGTATTAACCAGTCCCTACTTTGTGCCGGACGAAAGCCTGCAAATGGCGCTAGTTACCGCTGCCAGCAGAGGGGTTGAAGTGAACCTCATCTTACCGGCGAGGAATGATTCGTTTTTGGTCCGTTATGCCAGCCATTCCTTCTACCAACAGCTATTAGATGCAGGCGTAAATATCTATAAGTTTAATGGCGGTTTGTTACATACCAAAAGCCTACTCATTGACCAGCAAGTGGCCTTGGTGGGGACAGTAAATTTAGATATGCGCAGCTTGTGGCTGAATTTTGAAGTGACCTCAATTATCGATGACCAAGCCTACGCGGCAGACTTAAATCGCATCATGCTGCGCTACCTAGAACAAAGTACCCGCATCAATGCCATCGCTTGGAAAAAACGCCCTGTTTATCGCCGCTTATTAGAAAACATCGTTCATATTGTCAGTCCGCTTTTATGA
- a CDS encoding SulP family inorganic anion transporter, producing the protein MFEFPKFRGATVKNDLLSGLTVALALVPEAVAFAFVAGVEPLVGLYAAFMVGLITAVIGGRPGMISGATGALAVVMVALVADHGVEYLFATVVLMGILQVLAGVFHLGKFIRMVPHPVMLGFVNGLAIVIFLAQLGQFKVPNAFGELEWMQGSQLWIMLGLVAITMAVIHFLPKLTSAIPASLVAIVGVTAAVHVLNLDTRTVVDFVRGMTGDANATIAGGLPSFSIPSVPLNLETLKIIFPYAIVLAAIGLIESLLTLTVVDEMTGTRGHGNKECIGQGVANVTTGFFGGMGGCAMIGQSMINIRSGGRGRLSGISAALALLGFILFGSSLIEMIPLAALVGVMFMVVLGTFEWASLRMINKVPKADFFVIVLVSVVTVFTDLAVAVVIGVIVSALVFAWNHAKHIYVTTTSVDEEHKVYELDGPLFFGSTANFLELFNPANDPKDVVIDFAKSRVSDHSAIEAIDTLAERYEKAGKTLHLKHLSPECRKLLTKAGSAVEVNLIEDPSYKVATDTLDN; encoded by the coding sequence ATGTTTGAATTTCCAAAATTTCGGGGAGCTACAGTCAAAAATGACTTACTTTCCGGTTTAACGGTTGCACTCGCTTTAGTTCCTGAAGCAGTGGCCTTTGCCTTTGTTGCCGGTGTAGAACCTTTAGTGGGTTTGTATGCGGCATTTATGGTGGGTTTAATTACCGCGGTCATTGGTGGTCGCCCAGGTATGATCTCGGGAGCAACGGGCGCTCTAGCGGTAGTAATGGTGGCCTTAGTCGCCGACCACGGTGTGGAGTATTTATTTGCCACCGTAGTATTGATGGGGATTTTGCAAGTCTTAGCTGGAGTCTTCCATTTGGGTAAATTTATCCGCATGGTGCCGCACCCAGTAATGCTAGGCTTTGTAAACGGCTTGGCTATTGTGATTTTCTTAGCCCAACTTGGTCAATTCAAAGTGCCTAATGCCTTTGGCGAATTAGAGTGGATGCAAGGCAGCCAGCTTTGGATCATGCTAGGTTTAGTTGCTATCACCATGGCAGTAATTCACTTTTTGCCAAAACTTACCAGTGCTATTCCAGCCTCGCTAGTGGCTATTGTAGGTGTCACTGCGGCCGTGCACGTACTAAACTTAGATACCCGTACGGTAGTTGATTTTGTGCGCGGTATGACCGGTGACGCCAACGCCACTATTGCTGGCGGTTTGCCGAGCTTCTCTATTCCAAGTGTTCCTTTAAACCTAGAAACACTAAAAATCATCTTCCCTTATGCCATCGTTTTGGCGGCAATCGGTTTGATTGAATCACTACTAACACTTACCGTAGTTGACGAAATGACCGGCACTCGTGGACATGGTAACAAAGAATGTATTGGCCAAGGTGTGGCTAACGTAACCACTGGCTTCTTTGGTGGTATGGGTGGTTGTGCCATGATTGGTCAGAGCATGATTAACATTCGCTCGGGTGGTCGTGGTCGCTTGTCGGGTATCTCTGCCGCTTTAGCGTTATTAGGTTTCATTCTATTTGGTTCTTCGCTAATCGAAATGATACCGCTAGCTGCTCTAGTGGGTGTGATGTTCATGGTAGTGCTTGGCACCTTTGAGTGGGCCAGCTTACGCATGATTAACAAAGTACCAAAAGCGGATTTCTTTGTGATTGTATTGGTTTCAGTGGTCACGGTATTCACCGATTTAGCGGTAGCTGTTGTGATTGGTGTAATTGTATCGGCCTTAGTATTTGCTTGGAATCACGCCAAACACATTTACGTAACTACCACTAGCGTAGATGAAGAACATAAAGTTTATGAGCTTGATGGGCCTTTATTCTTTGGTTCTACTGCTAACTTCTTAGAGCTGTTTAACCCTGCTAACGACCCTAAAGATGTAGTGATTGATTTCGCTAAGTCTCGGGTAAGTGATCACTCAGCGATTGAAGCGATTGATACCCTGGCAGAGCGTTATGAAAAAGCCGGTAAAACACTTCACCTTAAACACCTTAGCCCAGAGTGTCGCAAGCTACTCACTAAGGCTGGAAGCGCAGTAGAAGTGAACTTGATTGAAGATCCTAGTTATAAAGTTGCCACCGATACGCTAGATAACTAA
- a CDS encoding virulence factor BrkB family protein: MSGQQKTPNWQALFQQSKAFALFLFERIKQEKLTMIAGSLAYVTLLSLVPLVAVTFSIISAFPVFSGFQTLIEDFVFSNFVPASGEVVKQSLRGFVENASKMTAVGIAALAVVALMLISAIDNSLNIIWRVKEKRRWSSAFPMYWMILTLGPLLMGGSLALSSYIFSMQLFADETLLGIWNQILRMVPLIFSIGAFCLLYLLVPNKSIRFMHGLSGAVVAALLFELGKRGFAFYVASFPSYQVIYGALATIPILFVWVYVSWIVVLIGAEITAALGEFTEDQQAQENSIIIEESE, encoded by the coding sequence ATGAGCGGGCAGCAAAAAACGCCTAATTGGCAAGCGCTTTTCCAGCAAAGTAAAGCCTTTGCGCTTTTCTTGTTTGAGCGGATAAAACAAGAAAAACTGACTATGATCGCCGGCTCATTAGCTTACGTTACCTTACTCTCCCTGGTGCCTTTAGTAGCAGTTACCTTTTCAATTATTAGTGCCTTCCCGGTATTTTCTGGCTTTCAAACCTTAATCGAAGATTTTGTGTTTAGTAACTTTGTGCCGGCCTCTGGTGAAGTGGTGAAGCAGAGTTTGCGCGGCTTTGTGGAAAACGCCTCAAAAATGACTGCGGTAGGTATTGCTGCTTTAGCCGTAGTGGCCTTAATGCTGATTTCGGCTATTGATAATAGCTTGAATATTATTTGGCGGGTTAAAGAAAAGCGCCGCTGGAGTAGTGCCTTTCCAATGTATTGGATGATTCTAACTTTGGGACCTTTGTTAATGGGTGGGAGCTTGGCGCTAAGTTCTTACATCTTCTCAATGCAGCTATTTGCCGATGAGACGCTGCTGGGCATTTGGAATCAAATACTGCGCATGGTGCCTTTAATCTTTTCAATAGGTGCCTTTTGCTTGTTGTATTTATTGGTGCCAAACAAGTCGATTCGTTTCATGCACGGTTTAAGTGGTGCTGTGGTAGCGGCTTTGTTGTTTGAGCTGGGTAAACGAGGCTTTGCTTTTTATGTTGCATCTTTTCCTTCTTACCAAGTTATTTATGGTGCGTTAGCCACCATTCCTATTTTGTTTGTATGGGTTTATGTCAGTTGGATTGTGGTGTTGATTGGCGCCGAAATTACCGCCGCTTTAGGCGAGTTTACCGAAGACCAACAAGCACAAGAGAACAGTATTATCATTGAGGAGTCTGAATGA
- the dtd gene encoding D-aminoacyl-tRNA deacylase: MIALIQRVTQASVSVSDQIIGEIGPGLLVLLGVEQGDDQAKATKLCEKVIKYRIFADQQGKTNLNVQQAGGSILVVSQFTLVADTDKGLRPGFSKGASPEQAKHLYEHFVSACRDRGMATETGEFAADMQVSLVNDGPMTFWLQI; this comes from the coding sequence ATGATTGCGTTGATTCAACGGGTCACACAAGCCAGCGTAAGTGTGTCTGATCAAATTATTGGTGAAATAGGGCCTGGCTTATTAGTGCTGTTAGGCGTCGAGCAAGGTGATGACCAAGCAAAGGCCACCAAGCTTTGTGAAAAAGTGATTAAGTACCGCATTTTTGCAGACCAACAAGGCAAAACCAACCTCAACGTGCAGCAAGCTGGCGGCAGTATATTGGTGGTCTCTCAGTTCACTTTGGTTGCTGATACCGACAAAGGTTTACGCCCTGGTTTCTCTAAAGGCGCTAGCCCCGAGCAAGCCAAACACCTTTATGAACACTTTGTTAGTGCCTGTCGCGACCGTGGAATGGCCACCGAAACCGGTGAATTCGCCGCCGATATGCAAGTCTCTTTGGTCAACGACGGGCCGATGACTTTTTGGCTACAGATTTAA